The genomic interval AATAGTTGTTCTGTGTCAGTTTTTCTCCGGCCGGAGAGTTTAACTTAGTCTGCCGTCTCTGTCCGCGGCTTTGGACTTGCTACATTTCAACGTCGGTGGTTACGGTCTCAATGACTTCCGCGCCGTTTGCGGAAGCGATGCTTCCGGCTATCGGCTGCTGTGCCACAACTTCGTCCATCGCGGTTTTTACAAGCTGTGCGCCTGAGCCTTCTTTA from Candidatus Equadaptatus faecalis carries:
- a CDS encoding DUF2922 domain-containing protein; the encoded protein is MAITTTRKLKMKFLKGDGTDHNIILNYVKDGLKEGSGAQLVKTAMDEVVAQQPIAGSIASANGAEVIETVTTDVEM